One genomic segment of Chitinophaga sancti includes these proteins:
- a CDS encoding SDR family oxidoreductase, translating into MDLGLKEKVFIVTGGAKGIGEAISKLIAAEGGIAVVAGRNAADNDKTVAAIKAAGGKAFGIAAELGKVEDCKKVIDLVIAEFGRIDGLVNNAGVNDGVGLESGSPEKFMASLQKNLSHYYNLAHYALPYLKTTKGSILNIGSKVAETGQGNTSGYAASKGGINALTREWAVELLPYSIRVNTVIPAEVWTPLYENWINSLPDPKEKLAAIVSKIPLEKRMTTSEEIANMTVFLLSNVSSHTTGQIIYVDGGYTHLDRSVS; encoded by the coding sequence AAGGAAAAAGTATTTATTGTTACAGGTGGTGCAAAAGGAATAGGCGAAGCTATCTCCAAACTGATTGCCGCTGAAGGTGGTATTGCTGTAGTGGCAGGCAGGAACGCAGCTGATAATGATAAAACTGTAGCAGCGATCAAAGCTGCCGGTGGCAAAGCTTTTGGCATTGCAGCCGAGTTGGGTAAAGTGGAAGATTGCAAAAAAGTAATTGACCTGGTGATAGCAGAATTTGGCCGCATCGATGGTCTTGTAAACAACGCCGGCGTGAATGACGGTGTAGGCCTGGAAAGTGGCAGCCCTGAGAAATTCATGGCTTCTCTGCAAAAGAACCTCTCTCACTATTATAACCTCGCGCACTATGCACTGCCTTATCTGAAAACGACTAAAGGCAGTATCTTAAATATCGGTTCCAAAGTGGCAGAAACCGGCCAGGGTAATACCAGTGGATACGCTGCTTCCAAAGGTGGTATCAATGCACTGACCCGCGAATGGGCGGTGGAATTGCTGCCTTACAGCATCCGCGTAAATACAGTGATCCCTGCTGAAGTATGGACGCCACTGTACGAAAACTGGATCAACTCCCTTCCTGATCCAAAGGAGAAACTGGCCGCTATCGTTTCTAAAATTCCTTTAGAAAAGAGAATGACCACCTCCGAAGAAATTGCTAACATGACAGTGTTCTTACTGTCCAACGTGTCGTCTCATACTACCGGCCAGATCATCTATGTCGATGGTGGTTATACCCATCTGGACAGGTCCGTGAGCTAA
- the fucP gene encoding L-fucose:H+ symporter permease — protein sequence MAGATMSTSTVKANIDTNKSYLFPFILVTSLFFLWGFAYGLLDILNKHFQDVLEVTKRKSTLLQFAYFGAYFLMALPAGIFMNKYGYKKGILLGLVLYAIGAFLFYPAAGALSFNGFLAALFILACGLACLETAANPYVTVLGKSETSEFRLNLSQCFNGAGSSLGAFIGGQLFLEDKAAAASAAKDLTVVQLTYIVIGIVVVLIAMFFFRTPLPEIREDEEEGLDAAAKARPLFSHSHFIWGIIAQFFYVAAQVGVAALFINYVTEYWQGTTSKQASSLLAIGLGLFLAGRFVGTAIMRKIKPNKLLMIYAFINVLLCMLVIAGQGEMSVYALMATFFFMSIMFPSIFALGVKDLGVHTKRASSFQIMAIVGGAIVPYVMGTLADMKSTAIAYVVPLVCFSVVFYFGGWGYKQR from the coding sequence ATGGCCGGAGCCACAATGTCCACTTCCACTGTTAAGGCAAACATCGATACGAATAAGAGTTACCTGTTTCCATTTATACTGGTGACCAGCCTGTTCTTTTTATGGGGATTTGCGTATGGATTGCTCGATATTTTAAACAAACATTTTCAGGATGTACTGGAAGTGACGAAGAGAAAGTCTACCCTGTTGCAGTTTGCTTATTTCGGGGCATACTTCCTGATGGCATTGCCGGCTGGTATTTTCATGAATAAATATGGTTACAAAAAGGGTATCCTGCTGGGATTGGTGCTGTACGCAATAGGGGCGTTTTTATTTTATCCCGCTGCAGGTGCACTTAGTTTCAACGGCTTTCTGGCGGCATTGTTTATACTTGCCTGTGGACTGGCCTGTCTTGAAACGGCAGCGAACCCGTATGTAACCGTGCTTGGTAAAAGTGAAACTTCTGAATTCCGCCTGAACCTGTCACAGTGTTTTAATGGCGCAGGTTCTTCATTAGGCGCTTTCATAGGAGGGCAGCTGTTCCTGGAAGACAAAGCCGCCGCAGCCTCCGCAGCCAAAGACCTGACAGTCGTTCAGCTTACCTACATTGTTATTGGTATTGTTGTCGTACTGATCGCCATGTTCTTTTTCCGTACACCATTGCCTGAGATCAGGGAAGATGAGGAGGAAGGTCTTGATGCTGCCGCGAAAGCGAGGCCATTATTTTCCCATTCCCATTTTATATGGGGTATTATCGCCCAGTTCTTTTATGTAGCTGCTCAGGTAGGTGTGGCCGCATTATTCATCAACTACGTTACAGAATACTGGCAGGGTACTACCAGTAAGCAGGCATCGTCACTGCTGGCGATCGGGCTTGGATTATTCCTGGCAGGCAGATTTGTGGGTACCGCCATCATGCGGAAAATAAAACCGAACAAGCTGCTGATGATCTATGCATTTATCAACGTGCTGCTTTGTATGCTGGTGATAGCCGGTCAGGGAGAGATGTCTGTGTATGCACTGATGGCCACTTTCTTCTTTATGTCTATCATGTTCCCTTCCATCTTTGCACTGGGTGTGAAAGATCTGGGTGTGCATACAAAAAGGGCTTCTTCCTTCCAGATCATGGCCATAGTAGGTGGTGCGATCGTACCTTATGTAATGGGTACATTGGCAGATATGAAATCGACAGCCATCGCTTATGTAGTACCACTGGTTTGTTTCTCGGTGGTTTTCTACTTTGGCGGCTGGGGTTATAAACAGCGATGA
- a CDS encoding MbnP family protein, with protein MNRLLLFLCLLIGHTVASQSVSITITHEVNHQPMRTNKAYYTAQGDTFTITKFKYYLSNFAFTNDSGEAIKLPPEYFLVSEDSAASKKISLTGLPLGRYKAVSFMIGVDSIMNCTGVQSGALDPLYGMFWTWNSGYIMAKLEGTSPASHLPGHVLQFHIGGYRGAHQSQRMVHVNTSFVVSADNTPVVNLVADAAFWFNGANPIRFSETAGFMAPGTIGDRIADNYSHMFSVKSK; from the coding sequence ATGAACCGGTTATTGTTATTCCTTTGCCTTTTGATCGGTCATACGGTTGCATCACAATCCGTATCAATCACCATCACTCACGAGGTGAACCACCAGCCTATGCGGACCAATAAAGCTTATTATACCGCACAGGGAGATACCTTTACCATTACGAAATTCAAATACTACCTCAGCAATTTCGCCTTCACCAATGATTCAGGAGAAGCTATTAAATTACCCCCTGAATATTTCCTGGTCAGTGAAGATAGTGCTGCCAGCAAAAAGATCTCCCTCACAGGACTACCTTTGGGGCGATATAAGGCCGTTTCTTTCATGATCGGGGTAGATAGTATCATGAACTGCACAGGGGTGCAGAGCGGGGCTTTAGACCCTCTTTATGGCATGTTCTGGACATGGAACAGTGGTTACATTATGGCGAAACTGGAAGGCACGTCTCCTGCTTCTCATTTACCGGGGCATGTACTGCAATTTCATATTGGAGGATATAGGGGTGCACACCAGTCTCAGCGGATGGTGCATGTAAATACATCATTTGTAGTCTCGGCAGACAATACGCCGGTGGTGAACCTCGTAGCAGATGCTGCGTTCTGGTTCAATGGTGCTAATCCGATCCGCTTTAGTGAAACAGCGGGCTTTATGGCCCCAGGTACGATAGGAGACCGGATTGCAGATAATTACAGTCACATGTTTTCCGTTAAATCAAAATAA
- a CDS encoding cytochrome-c peroxidase, translating to MNCKATYVIMAFCLFLVGISLRGKGPGPGVTYVTLHLPDSLPKPVYDFSKNPLTKEGIALGRYLFYDPKLSRDSSVSCGFCHQQFAAFGHFDHALAHGVYGRMGTRSVPTLFNLIWQKDFMWDGGVNHLDIQPMSPIVAENEMDMPLNELLDRLKCNEKYQQMFKAAYGTEEVTSQRMFKALAQFMATMISFDSKYDSVRRGEPGVTFTAEEGGGYKTFQQKCAGCHKEPFFTDFTARNNGLPYSPNMNDMGRMRITNNTGDYMKFKVPSLRNVMVSAPYMHDGRFFDIFQVFAMYDHGQEKGSTVDPLVRGMQLSPKEQRQLYMFLLTLTDKHFLKNPDFSEVMITD from the coding sequence ATGAATTGCAAAGCGACGTATGTGATCATGGCATTCTGCCTTTTCCTGGTGGGGATCAGTCTCCGTGGGAAAGGCCCTGGCCCTGGTGTCACCTATGTAACCCTCCATTTACCCGATAGTCTCCCTAAACCTGTGTATGACTTTTCTAAAAACCCATTGACAAAAGAAGGTATTGCCTTAGGAAGATATTTATTTTATGATCCGAAGTTATCCCGCGATAGTTCGGTTTCCTGCGGATTTTGTCATCAGCAGTTTGCCGCATTCGGGCATTTTGACCATGCATTGGCACATGGTGTGTATGGCAGGATGGGTACGCGTTCTGTACCTACTTTGTTCAACCTGATCTGGCAAAAAGATTTCATGTGGGATGGCGGGGTCAATCACCTGGATATACAACCCATGTCGCCCATCGTTGCAGAAAATGAAATGGACATGCCACTGAATGAACTGTTAGACCGGCTCAAATGCAATGAGAAATACCAGCAAATGTTCAAAGCGGCATATGGTACGGAAGAAGTGACGAGTCAGCGGATGTTCAAAGCGCTGGCGCAGTTCATGGCGACAATGATCAGCTTTGACAGTAAGTATGACAGTGTGAGGAGGGGAGAACCCGGTGTGACCTTTACGGCAGAAGAAGGAGGTGGCTATAAAACATTTCAGCAGAAGTGTGCAGGGTGCCATAAAGAACCGTTTTTTACAGACTTCACCGCGCGGAATAATGGACTGCCTTACAGTCCGAATATGAATGATATGGGGCGTATGCGTATTACAAACAATACAGGAGATTATATGAAGTTTAAAGTACCTTCTTTACGCAATGTAATGGTGAGTGCGCCTTATATGCATGATGGAAGGTTCTTTGATATTTTCCAGGTGTTTGCCATGTATGATCATGGACAGGAGAAAGGTAGTACCGTTGATCCTTTAGTACGCGGTATGCAACTGTCACCAAAGGAACAACGGCAGTTATATATGTTCTTACTCACCCTTACGGATAAACATTTTTTGAAGAACCCGGATTTCAGTGAAGTGATGATAACGGATTAA
- a CDS encoding DNA-3-methyladenine glycosylase I → MEPNRCSWSTKDQLYKDYHDTEWGVPLHDDTRLFEMINLEGAQAGLSWYTVLTKRENYRKAFDNWDAKKISKYTDKKIESLMADAGIIRNRLKINGTVLNAKAFLEVQKEFGSFDKYIWSFVGGKPIVNHFKSLSEIPAKTPISDAMSKDLLKRGFKFVGSTICYAFMQATGMVDDHVADCWRRKKK, encoded by the coding sequence ATGGAACCAAACCGCTGCTCCTGGTCTACCAAAGACCAGCTCTACAAAGACTACCACGACACTGAATGGGGCGTTCCGCTTCACGACGATACCCGCCTGTTCGAAATGATCAATCTCGAAGGCGCTCAGGCTGGCCTGAGCTGGTATACTGTGCTCACCAAAAGAGAAAACTACCGTAAAGCTTTTGACAACTGGGACGCAAAAAAGATCTCAAAATACACTGATAAAAAGATCGAGTCCCTCATGGCGGATGCCGGCATTATCCGTAACCGCCTCAAAATAAACGGTACTGTTCTCAATGCAAAAGCATTCCTCGAAGTACAAAAGGAATTCGGCAGTTTTGACAAATACATCTGGAGTTTTGTGGGTGGTAAACCGATCGTCAATCACTTCAAATCACTGAGTGAGATACCAGCTAAAACCCCTATCTCTGATGCGATGAGCAAAGACCTGCTCAAGCGTGGATTTAAGTTCGTAGGCTCTACTATCTGCTACGCCTTTATGCAGGCCACAGGTATGGTAGATGATCATGTAGCAGATTGCTGGAGACGGAAGAAAAAGTAA
- a CDS encoding DUF4954 family protein → MNLIQKKPLTELGYNFVAAPYLPEGKDEYYLRDQQWGKSNIYRHLSALEIETLVRNDNTSDNWNNISVTNEFNPQLVKHCQFFGIVRIGKLEPYFLEFHNLRLPVGLYNSTISSCDFGDNVVVHNVNFLSHYLVGNDVMICNVNEMATTGHAKFGNGIVKEGEPESLRIWLELCNENGGRSIMPFDGMLPGDAWLWTRNRDDKVLQDKFKAFTEQQFDKKRGYYGMVGDRCVIKNVKILKDVMIGTDAYLKGANKIKNVTINSSAEASTQIGEGCELVNGIVGYGCRVFYGVKAVRFIMASHSQLKYGARLINSYLGNNATISCCEVLNSLIFPAHEQHHNNSFLCAALIMGQSNMAAGATIGSNHNSRGPDGEIIAGRGFWPGLCVSLKHNSRFASFTLIAKGNYMQEMDIPFPFSLVINDEQHNCLKIMTGYWFLHNMYALARNSWKYLDRDKRTDKTQLIEYDYLAPDSVEEMIHAMALMEAATGKAWHLHTETDCPELTAQHYRQKGQDLLLNHPAEVAKLKILIKGVENSNREVHLLKVHKTYPLFRALIVLYAVKNVMQFVETNEIKTFEAIHNIALTAQREHWYNVGGQLMPASTLHNLKRNIREDKVSSWADLHAQYQEIGQRYATDKLQHAIASLLFIQEKTIADFNADFFIECLQASIQTQTLLTEGIQQSRAKDYENPFRKMTYENEAEMDAVVGKLDDNSFIKQTQEDLVTYKHKVKALIKLLA, encoded by the coding sequence ATGAACCTGATACAGAAAAAACCGCTCACTGAGCTGGGGTACAATTTTGTAGCAGCGCCTTATTTGCCGGAAGGAAAAGATGAATACTATCTCCGCGATCAGCAATGGGGAAAGTCCAACATCTACCGGCATCTATCTGCATTGGAGATAGAGACGCTTGTTAGAAATGACAACACTTCTGACAACTGGAATAATATTTCTGTCACGAACGAGTTCAATCCCCAATTAGTTAAGCACTGCCAGTTCTTTGGTATTGTGCGTATCGGAAAACTGGAACCCTACTTCCTGGAATTCCATAACCTGCGCCTCCCTGTAGGATTGTACAACAGTACTATTTCTTCCTGCGACTTTGGCGACAATGTAGTCGTGCACAATGTGAACTTCCTGTCGCATTACCTGGTCGGCAACGATGTGATGATCTGTAATGTGAATGAAATGGCCACTACCGGTCATGCTAAATTCGGGAATGGGATCGTGAAAGAAGGCGAACCCGAAAGCCTGCGTATCTGGCTGGAGCTGTGCAATGAAAACGGTGGCAGATCTATCATGCCCTTCGATGGTATGCTGCCCGGCGATGCATGGCTGTGGACCCGTAACCGTGACGACAAGGTACTGCAGGATAAATTCAAAGCCTTTACTGAACAACAGTTTGATAAGAAACGCGGCTACTATGGTATGGTAGGCGATCGCTGTGTGATCAAGAATGTGAAGATCCTGAAAGACGTTATGATCGGCACAGATGCTTACCTGAAAGGCGCCAATAAAATTAAAAATGTCACCATCAATAGCAGTGCAGAAGCCTCTACACAAATAGGTGAAGGTTGTGAACTGGTGAATGGTATAGTAGGCTATGGTTGTCGCGTATTCTATGGTGTGAAAGCCGTACGCTTCATCATGGCATCGCATTCACAGCTCAAGTATGGTGCGCGACTCATCAACTCTTACTTAGGCAACAATGCCACCATCTCCTGCTGCGAAGTATTGAATTCATTGATCTTCCCGGCACATGAGCAGCACCATAACAACTCCTTTTTATGTGCAGCACTCATCATGGGACAGAGTAATATGGCTGCCGGTGCGACCATCGGCTCCAACCATAACTCAAGAGGTCCGGATGGTGAGATCATTGCAGGTCGCGGTTTCTGGCCGGGTCTCTGTGTAAGCTTAAAGCACAATTCCCGCTTTGCCTCCTTTACACTGATTGCGAAAGGAAACTATATGCAGGAGATGGATATTCCATTTCCATTTAGTTTAGTGATCAATGATGAGCAGCATAATTGTCTGAAGATTATGACAGGCTATTGGTTCCTTCATAACATGTATGCACTGGCACGTAACTCCTGGAAATACCTGGATCGTGACAAGCGTACAGATAAGACACAGCTGATAGAATATGATTACCTGGCGCCGGATAGCGTGGAAGAAATGATTCATGCCATGGCACTGATGGAAGCCGCTACTGGTAAAGCATGGCACCTGCATACAGAAACAGATTGTCCTGAACTGACAGCGCAACACTATCGCCAGAAAGGACAGGATCTGCTGCTTAATCATCCTGCGGAAGTAGCGAAGCTGAAGATACTGATCAAAGGTGTGGAAAACAGTAACCGGGAAGTACACTTATTGAAAGTGCACAAAACGTACCCGTTATTCCGTGCATTGATCGTACTCTATGCAGTAAAAAATGTGATGCAGTTTGTAGAAACAAATGAGATTAAAACTTTTGAAGCGATTCACAACATTGCACTCACCGCACAGCGAGAACACTGGTACAATGTAGGCGGACAGCTGATGCCGGCATCTACCCTGCATAATTTGAAACGCAATATCCGTGAGGATAAAGTGAGCAGCTGGGCAGATCTGCATGCACAATACCAGGAAATAGGTCAACGGTATGCTACCGACAAATTGCAGCATGCTATTGCATCGCTCCTGTTTATACAGGAAAAAACAATTGCTGATTTTAATGCAGATTTCTTTATTGAATGTTTGCAGGCATCCATACAAACGCAGACGTTATTAACAGAGGGGATTCAGCAATCAAGAGCAAAAGATTATGAAAATCCGTTCAGGAAGATGACGTATGAAAATGAAGCAGAAATGGATGCGGTAGTGGGTAAGCTGGACGATAATAGTTTTATTAAGCAAACGCAGGAAGACCTGGTGACATATAAACACAAGGTAAAAGCGCTGATAAAACTCCTCGCATAA
- the glmS gene encoding glutamine--fructose-6-phosphate transaminase (isomerizing), which produces MCGIVAYIGQREAYPIVLKGLKRLEYRGYDSAGVALINDGLKVYKKKGKVSELEDHLTGKNTSSHIAIGHTRWATHGEPCDRNSHPHTSGNGKLAMIHNGIIENYTQLKQELLNKGHVFTSDTDTEVLIHFIEEIQQSNHCGLEEALRIALKRVVGAYVLVIVDEDNPDTLIAARKGSPLVIGVGKGEHFLASDASPIVEYTKEVVYVNDYEIAIIKADELILKNISNERQTPYIQKLDIELAAIEKSGYDHFMLKEVFEQPQTILDSLRGRLDAKKGTLTIGGIRDHLSQLAGAKRIIIVACGTSWHAGLVAEYMIEELCRIPVEVEYASEFRYRNPVVGEGDVIIAVSQSGETADTLVAIEAAKKKGATILGVCNVVGSSIARISDAGAYTHAGPEIGVASTKAFTAQLAVLCLIGLKVAQEKGTITEQRFQHLLDELDHIPEKVATALQLNDQIKKIADKYKDARDFLYLGRGYNFPVALEGALKLKEISYIHAEGYPAAEMKHGPIALVDENLPVVFVATRDSYYEKVVSNIQEIKARKGKVIAVVTEGDLTIPPMADDVIVIPEADELVAPIVSVIPLQLLAYHIGVLKGYDVDKPRNLAKSVTVE; this is translated from the coding sequence ATGTGCGGAATAGTCGCTTATATAGGCCAACGAGAGGCCTACCCCATCGTTCTAAAAGGATTGAAAAGACTTGAATATCGCGGTTACGACAGTGCCGGAGTGGCTTTAATAAATGATGGACTGAAGGTCTACAAGAAAAAAGGTAAAGTTTCTGAACTGGAAGATCACCTGACCGGAAAGAACACAAGTAGTCATATTGCTATTGGTCATACCCGCTGGGCAACCCACGGCGAACCTTGTGACAGGAATTCACATCCCCATACATCGGGCAATGGCAAACTGGCCATGATCCACAACGGTATCATTGAAAACTATACCCAGCTGAAACAGGAACTGCTGAACAAAGGACACGTGTTCACCAGCGATACGGATACCGAAGTCCTGATCCACTTTATCGAAGAAATTCAGCAAAGCAATCATTGCGGTCTTGAAGAAGCCCTGCGCATTGCCCTGAAAAGAGTAGTAGGCGCCTACGTGCTCGTGATCGTGGACGAGGATAACCCTGATACCCTGATTGCTGCACGCAAAGGAAGCCCCCTCGTAATCGGCGTAGGCAAAGGCGAACACTTCCTCGCGTCCGATGCTTCTCCGATCGTAGAGTATACTAAAGAAGTAGTATATGTAAACGATTACGAAATCGCCATCATCAAAGCCGATGAACTGATCCTGAAAAATATCTCCAACGAAAGGCAAACGCCTTATATCCAGAAACTGGATATCGAACTGGCTGCGATTGAAAAAAGCGGTTACGACCACTTCATGCTCAAAGAGGTATTTGAGCAACCACAAACGATCCTCGATAGCTTACGTGGCCGTCTGGACGCCAAAAAGGGCACTCTCACCATCGGTGGTATCCGCGATCACCTGTCACAACTGGCAGGTGCTAAGCGCATCATCATCGTGGCCTGTGGTACTTCCTGGCATGCAGGCCTCGTGGCTGAATATATGATTGAAGAACTGTGCCGCATTCCCGTTGAAGTTGAATATGCTTCTGAGTTCCGCTACCGCAACCCGGTTGTTGGCGAAGGCGATGTGATCATAGCCGTATCTCAATCCGGCGAAACTGCCGATACACTGGTGGCCATTGAAGCCGCTAAGAAAAAAGGCGCCACCATCCTCGGTGTGTGCAACGTAGTCGGTTCTTCCATCGCCCGTATTTCAGATGCAGGTGCTTATACACACGCTGGCCCTGAAATCGGTGTGGCCAGTACAAAAGCCTTTACCGCCCAGCTGGCAGTATTGTGCCTCATTGGCCTGAAAGTAGCACAGGAAAAGGGTACCATCACCGAACAGCGCTTCCAGCACCTGCTGGATGAACTGGACCACATTCCTGAAAAAGTGGCTACCGCCCTGCAACTGAACGACCAGATCAAAAAAATCGCGGATAAGTACAAAGATGCCCGTGACTTCCTCTACCTGGGTCGTGGTTACAACTTCCCCGTAGCACTGGAAGGTGCACTCAAACTGAAAGAGATCTCTTACATACACGCAGAAGGATACCCTGCTGCCGAAATGAAACATGGCCCTATCGCCCTGGTAGATGAAAACCTGCCCGTGGTATTTGTGGCTACCCGCGACAGCTATTATGAGAAAGTAGTATCCAACATCCAGGAGATCAAGGCCCGCAAAGGCAAAGTAATTGCCGTAGTTACCGAAGGGGATCTCACCATTCCGCCTATGGCAGACGATGTGATCGTTATACCTGAAGCAGACGAACTGGTAGCGCCTATTGTTTCTGTAATTCCTTTGCAGTTACTCGCTTACCATATAGGGGTTCTGAAAGGATATGATGTGGATAAGCCAAGAAACCTGGCGAAGTCAGTGACTGTTGAATAA
- a CDS encoding histidine phosphatase family protein: MACQQPLPERQPVPLSEDSSFLTGVFYLVRHAQECDSMMLTDSGYAKAGALYRFLKDSGVQRIYITPYASARETAESLRTYLNIDTVTYQPDSSGEGLLYEITRREDWGKRLLIIGQQKTLVPVIRSLKAKAPVDSVKEADYSSLFIVRKSRDTARCKRIRY, from the coding sequence ATGGCATGCCAGCAGCCGCTACCCGAACGGCAGCCGGTACCCCTGTCAGAAGACAGTTCGTTTCTGACCGGTGTTTTTTATCTCGTAAGGCATGCTCAGGAATGTGATTCTATGATGCTTACAGACAGTGGCTATGCAAAAGCGGGAGCACTGTACCGGTTCCTGAAAGACTCAGGTGTACAACGTATTTATATTACTCCATACGCTTCCGCAAGGGAAACGGCAGAATCACTCAGAACTTATTTAAATATAGATACGGTGACCTATCAACCTGATTCTTCAGGGGAGGGATTGTTGTATGAAATTACCCGCAGAGAAGATTGGGGCAAGCGATTGTTGATAATCGGGCAACAAAAAACACTGGTGCCAGTGATTCGTTCATTGAAAGCAAAGGCACCAGTGGATTCGGTAAAAGAAGCAGATTATAGTAGTTTATTTATCGTTCGCAAAAGCAGGGATACGGCCAGATGTAAGCGTATCCGGTATTAG
- the mgtE gene encoding magnesium transporter, whose translation MENEALLEKFEQLIKEQGYQELRVYLDDQLITDIAELIHEMPEQAGIIINNLSIGRASAAFRILEFHVQEDVIRELPAAKVAELLNELPADDRTSFLGELHSDVVKELIKLLDPEERKITLSLLGYKETSVGRIMTPDYIAVREEWSVKQVLDYIREYGKDSETIDVIYVVDEKGKLIDDFRIREFLLVATDTMVHTLMDDRFVALHVNDEQEEAIQIFRMENRVALPVVDDEGILLGIVTIDDMLWIANEEHTEDIQKIGGTEALDEPYLDIPLLKLVKKRIGWLVILFIGEMLTATAMAFFEGEIAKAVVLALFVPLIISSGGNSGSQASTLIIQAMALGEITLADWWRVMRREIVSGLLLGGVLGIIGFIRIVFWNSLFHSYGEHSILVGLTVGISLVGVVLWGTLSGSMLPLILKKLGADPATSSAPFVATLVDVTGLLIYFSVAFALMKGTLL comes from the coding sequence ATGGAAAATGAAGCTTTACTGGAAAAATTTGAGCAGCTGATCAAAGAGCAAGGCTACCAGGAACTGAGAGTGTACCTGGATGATCAGCTCATTACTGATATAGCAGAACTCATTCATGAAATGCCGGAGCAGGCGGGCATTATTATTAATAATTTGTCCATAGGCCGGGCATCGGCTGCTTTCAGGATATTGGAATTCCATGTCCAGGAAGATGTGATCAGGGAATTGCCTGCTGCCAAGGTAGCGGAACTGCTCAACGAGCTCCCTGCCGATGACCGTACCTCCTTCCTGGGAGAACTGCATAGCGATGTGGTAAAAGAACTGATCAAGCTCCTGGATCCGGAAGAACGCAAGATCACCCTGAGCCTGCTGGGTTACAAAGAAACCAGTGTAGGCCGTATCATGACCCCCGACTACATCGCAGTCAGGGAGGAATGGTCCGTAAAGCAGGTGCTGGACTACATCCGCGAATATGGTAAGGATAGTGAAACCATCGACGTAATATATGTAGTAGACGAAAAAGGCAAGCTGATCGATGACTTCAGGATCAGGGAATTCCTGCTGGTAGCCACCGACACCATGGTGCATACCCTCATGGACGACCGCTTTGTAGCCCTGCACGTGAACGATGAACAGGAAGAAGCCATCCAGATATTCAGAATGGAGAACCGCGTAGCCCTCCCTGTAGTGGATGATGAAGGTATCCTGCTGGGTATCGTGACCATCGACGATATGTTGTGGATTGCGAACGAAGAACATACAGAAGATATCCAGAAGATCGGTGGTACCGAAGCCCTGGACGAACCTTACCTGGACATTCCCCTGCTAAAGCTGGTGAAGAAACGCATAGGATGGCTGGTCATTCTCTTTATAGGCGAAATGCTCACTGCTACTGCCATGGCCTTTTTCGAAGGTGAAATCGCCAAAGCAGTCGTACTGGCACTATTCGTTCCACTGATCATTTCCAGTGGTGGTAACAGCGGCTCCCAGGCCTCTACCCTTATCATTCAGGCCATGGCCCTGGGTGAAATTACCCTGGCTGACTGGTGGAGAGTGATGCGCCGTGAGATCGTTTCCGGCCTGCTGCTGGGTGGGGTACTGGGTATCATTGGTTTTATCAGGATCGTATTCTGGAATTCCCTCTTCCATAGCTATGGAGAGCATTCTATACTGGTAGGTCTCACTGTAGGCATATCATTGGTAGGTGTAGTACTATGGGGTACCCTTTCCGGCTCCATGCTGCCCCTCATACTGAAAAAGCTGGGGGCTGACCCTGCTACCTCTTCCGCACCATTTGTGGCCACACTGGTGGATGTAACAGGGTTACTGATCTATTTCTCTGTGGCTTTTGCCCTTATGAAAGGAACATTGCTCTAA